One genomic window of Myxococcales bacterium includes the following:
- a CDS encoding gliding-motility protein MglA, protein MSFINDKTKEINCKIVYYGPPRCGKSTSLRHIYEEVKKGAKGEMISLAHEDNRTLFFDFVPVNLGKVGDYTIRLHLYTVPGDVGYKQSRALISKGVDGLLFMADSQLEMMEGNLEALADLKEILSGENHKWGEIPCVYQYNKRDLKNAVPIKDLSDYLNQSGFQEFSTIATEGSGVFDAFKAISKEVLKGLKN, encoded by the coding sequence ATGTCCTTCATCAACGACAAGACAAAAGAGATAAACTGCAAGATCGTATACTACGGTCCGCCTCGATGCGGAAAATCGACGAGCCTCCGCCATATTTACGAAGAGGTAAAAAAAGGGGCAAAGGGAGAGATGATATCGCTTGCCCACGAAGACAACAGAACTCTCTTTTTCGATTTTGTCCCCGTAAACCTTGGCAAGGTTGGCGACTACACGATAAGGCTGCATCTCTACACCGTTCCGGGAGATGTCGGATACAAGCAGAGCCGCGCCCTCATATCGAAGGGCGTCGACGGACTGCTATTCATGGCCGACTCGCAGCTAGAGATGATGGAAGGCAACCTGGAAGCGCTGGCCGACCTCAAGGAGATACTCTCCGGGGAGAATCACAAGTGGGGAGAGATTCCGTGCGTATATCAGTATAACAAGAGGGATCTCAAAAACGCCGTACCCATAAAAGATTTGAGCGACTATTTAAACCAGTCCGGGTTCCAGGAATTTTCGACTATCGCTACAGAAGGAAGCGGGGTTTTCGATGCCTTCAAGGCGATATCCAAAGAAGTTCTGAAGGGTTTGAAAAACTGA
- a CDS encoding 4-hydroxy-tetrahydrodipicolinate synthase — MKKTVLKKDPKFCGAMTAIVTPFRNGKIDESAMRELVSWQIASGIDGIVVLGSTGEGITIEENEKKTAIRLCVEESAGRVPVIAGAGSNSTEKAIRLARLAAECGADAMLQVTPYYNKPTQQGLFEHFMAIAEAVPLPMILYNVPSRTAVNMLPDTTLRLAAADSIVGIKESSGDLSQAQTIMNTRPPDFTLYCGEDAMNLEMYRAGADGCISVTANIAPELVSKVWDLFNSGKVDEAEALQSHIQKLNSALFMVTNPIPVKTALSVMKKCREEFRLPLTPMDDNKKRELESVLSEFKMI, encoded by the coding sequence ATGAAGAAAACAGTCCTGAAAAAAGATCCGAAATTCTGCGGCGCGATGACGGCTATAGTCACACCCTTTAGAAACGGGAAGATCGATGAGTCCGCCATGCGCGAGCTCGTCTCATGGCAGATCGCTTCTGGAATAGACGGAATCGTGGTGCTTGGCTCGACAGGCGAAGGGATCACGATCGAGGAAAACGAGAAGAAAACCGCTATACGCCTGTGCGTCGAAGAATCCGCCGGAAGAGTTCCTGTCATAGCAGGAGCCGGGAGCAATTCCACCGAAAAAGCGATCAGGCTCGCAAGGCTTGCCGCCGAATGTGGCGCAGATGCGATGCTTCAAGTAACGCCGTATTACAACAAGCCGACACAGCAGGGTCTGTTCGAACATTTCATGGCGATAGCCGAGGCGGTCCCGCTGCCGATGATACTCTACAACGTTCCATCGCGCACGGCGGTCAACATGCTTCCGGATACAACCCTTCGTCTGGCGGCAGCCGACAGCATCGTAGGAATCAAGGAATCCTCAGGCGATCTTTCGCAGGCGCAGACTATAATGAATACGAGGCCCCCCGACTTCACCCTCTACTGCGGCGAAGATGCCATGAACCTGGAGATGTACAGGGCCGGGGCGGATGGCTGCATATCGGTGACAGCCAACATAGCCCCTGAACTTGTTTCAAAGGTGTGGGATCTCTTCAACTCGGGAAAGGTAGATGAAGCTGAGGCGCTGCAATCGCATATTCAGAAATTAAATTCTGCGCTATTCATGGTAACCAACCCTATACCGGTAAAGACAGCTCTGTCCGTTATGAAAAAATGCAGGGAGGAATTCCGCCTTCCGCTCACACCGATGGATGATAATAAAAAAAGAGAGCTCGAATCGGTGCTCTCCGAATTCAAAATGATCTGA
- the fsa gene encoding fructose-6-phosphate aldolase: protein MKIFIDTAKIEEIKEANAMGVLDGVTTNPSLISQTGKDFKSVIKEILHEITDRPVSLETTALDAKGMIEEGKKLADIAKNVVCKIPSTVEGLKAIKALSDMGIKTNATLCFSPNQALLVAKAGATYVSPFVGRLDDISQEGMSLISDVVNIYDNYNFSTEIIVASIRNPIHVSQSAMIGADICTIPLKVISQLMKHALTDAGVDKFLKDWQKVPQA from the coding sequence ATGAAGATATTCATCGACACCGCCAAGATCGAAGAGATCAAGGAAGCTAATGCCATGGGAGTCCTGGATGGCGTCACTACAAACCCCTCCCTGATCTCGCAGACTGGGAAAGACTTCAAGAGCGTCATAAAGGAAATACTGCATGAGATCACCGACCGCCCCGTAAGTTTGGAGACTACCGCCCTTGACGCCAAGGGAATGATAGAAGAAGGGAAAAAACTGGCGGATATAGCGAAAAATGTCGTGTGTAAAATTCCTTCAACGGTGGAAGGGCTCAAGGCGATAAAGGCCCTTTCCGACATGGGGATAAAGACCAACGCCACCTTGTGCTTTTCACCAAACCAGGCGCTGCTCGTAGCCAAGGCCGGCGCTACGTACGTCAGCCCCTTCGTAGGAAGGCTCGACGACATATCCCAGGAGGGGATGTCGCTCATAAGCGATGTGGTCAATATCTACGATAATTACAACTTCTCGACCGAGATCATCGTCGCCAGCATCAGAAATCCAATTCACGTAAGCCAGTCAGCGATGATAGGCGCCGATATCTGCACAATACCGCTGAAGGTGATATCGCAGCTCATGAAGCACGCTCTTACCGATGCAGGAGTCGATAAGTTTTTAAAAGACTGGCAGAAGGTGCCGCAAGCATAA
- a CDS encoding 4-hydroxy-tetrahydrodipicolinate reductase, with translation MIKIALCGYKGRMGGRIEFFLSQDPDMKILSRIDAEDAVAGAFDDIDVVIDFSSPSGAIEHIGEAAAKRKPFVLGTTGFSSDQEAEITRAASKIALLKSSNMSIGVNLLLKIIEETTAALGNSYSISIEETHHVHKKDSPSGTALMMKKSAAKNFNGEIGIVSHRKGEVAGDHKIAFEGEEETLTFFHHAKSRDLFARGAVAAAKWIVGRKAGLYTMQDVLFKYPLKSWLQQ, from the coding sequence ATGATAAAAATAGCGCTCTGTGGCTATAAAGGAAGGATGGGCGGCAGAATAGAATTTTTCCTCTCTCAGGATCCGGATATGAAAATACTCTCCCGGATCGACGCCGAAGACGCCGTTGCCGGAGCGTTCGATGATATCGACGTAGTAATAGACTTCAGCTCTCCATCCGGAGCCATAGAGCACATCGGAGAAGCCGCAGCAAAGAGGAAACCCTTCGTTTTGGGAACGACCGGATTTTCATCCGATCAGGAGGCTGAGATAACCAGAGCGGCTTCAAAGATAGCCCTGCTGAAATCCTCCAACATGAGCATCGGAGTCAACCTTCTTCTGAAAATAATCGAAGAGACCACAGCTGCCCTTGGCAATTCCTACTCGATTTCAATAGAGGAAACACACCACGTACATAAAAAAGACAGCCCCAGCGGAACGGCTCTGATGATGAAAAAATCCGCTGCAAAAAATTTCAACGGCGAGATAGGTATAGTTTCACACAGGAAAGGTGAAGTCGCTGGAGATCATAAAATAGCCTTCGAAGGCGAGGAAGAAACCTTGACATTTTTCCACCACGCTAAGAGCAGGGACCTTTTCGCGCGCGGAGCCGTGGCAGCGGCGAAATGGATAGTCGGAAGAAAAGCCGGCCTCTATACGATGCAGGACGTATTATTTAAGTACCCCCTGAAAAGCTGGCTGCAACAATAA
- the folK gene encoding 2-amino-4-hydroxy-6-hydroxymethyldihydropteridine diphosphokinase: MKNTGKIFQEVYIGLGSNLGDRNANIDAAIDLISSNKQIEIISTSRRYETRALIKPGLPPQPDYINAAIKIETSLSPHQLLLFLMETESQLGRKYPRVSGEPRSIDLDILIFGDLIMAEKNLQIPHPELHKRMFVLLPLCDIASAEIHPALKKTIAELMKGLKENG; this comes from the coding sequence ATGAAAAATACAGGAAAAATTTTCCAAGAAGTTTACATCGGATTGGGATCCAACCTTGGAGATCGCAACGCCAACATAGACGCTGCCATCGACCTGATCAGCAGCAACAAACAGATAGAGATCATCTCAACTTCCAGGAGATATGAAACCAGGGCCCTAATAAAACCCGGACTACCTCCACAGCCGGATTACATCAACGCTGCGATAAAAATTGAAACTTCGCTATCCCCGCATCAGCTCCTGCTTTTTCTGATGGAAACTGAGTCACAGCTCGGAAGAAAATATCCTAGGGTAAGCGGCGAGCCCAGGAGCATCGATCTCGATATCCTGATCTTCGGCGACCTCATCATGGCTGAAAAAAACCTGCAAATTCCACACCCTGAGCTGCATAAAAGAATGTTTGTGCTGCTCCCGCTGTGTGATATAGCATCGGCTGAGATTCATCCCGCGTTAAAAAAAACGATCGCGGAGCTGATGAAAGGGTTGAAAGAGAATGGCTAG